In one Balaenoptera musculus isolate JJ_BM4_2016_0621 chromosome 20, mBalMus1.pri.v3, whole genome shotgun sequence genomic region, the following are encoded:
- the SARM1 gene encoding NAD(+) hydrolase SARM1 isoform X1, with translation MVLTLLLSAYKLCRFFAMSGPRPGAERLAVPGPDGSGCAGPWWAAGSRGPREVSPGASTEVQGALERALPELQQALSALKQAGGVRAVGASLAEVFQLVEEAWLLPAMGREVAQGLCDAIRLDGGLDLLLRLLQAPELETRVQAARLLEQILVAENRDRVARIGLGVILNLAKEREPVELARSVAGILEHMFKHSEETCQRLVAAGGLDAVLYWCRRTDPPLLRHCALALANCALHGGQAAQRRMVEKRAAEWLFPLAFSEDELLRLHACLAVAVLATNKEVEREVERSGTLALVEPLVASLDPGRFARCLVDASDTSQGRGPDDLQRLVPLLDSSRLEAQCIGAFYLCAEAAIKSLQGKTRVFSDIGAIQSLKRLVSYSTNGTTSALAKRALRLLGEEVPRPILPSVASWKEAEVQTWLQQIGFSQYCESFREQQVDGDLLLRLTDEELQTDLGMKSGITRKRFFRELTELKTFANYATCDRSNLADWLGSLDPRFRQYTYGLVSCGLDRSLLHRVSEQQLLEDCGIRLGVHRARILTAAREMLHSPLPCTGCKPSGDTPDVFISYRRNSGSQLASLLKVHLQLHGFSVFIDVEKLEAGKFEDKLIQSIMGARNFVLVLSAGALDKCMQDHDCKDWVHKEIVTALNCGKNIVPVIDGFQWPEPQALPEDMRAVLTFNGINLCTHRWSHEYQEATIEKIIRFLQGRSSRDSSAGSDTSLEGAAPLGPA, from the exons ATGGTCCTGACGCTGCTCCTCTCCGCCTACAAGCTGTGCCGCTTCTTCGCCATGTCGGGCCCACGGCCGGGCGCCGAGCGGCTAGCGGTGCCGGGGCCGGACGGGAGCGGCTGCGCTGGGCCGTGGTGGGCGGCGGGCAGCCGCGGGCCCCGCGAGGTGTCGCCAGGGGCGAGCACCGAGGTGCAGGGAGCCCTGGAGCGCGCGCTGCCCGAGCTGCAGCAGGCGCTGTCGGCTCTGAAGCAGGCAGGCGGCGTGCGGGCCGTGGGAGCCAGCCTAGCCGAGGTCTTCCAGCTGGTGGAGGAGGCCTGGCTGCTACCGGCCATGGGCCGCGAGGTAGCCCAGGGTCTGTGCGACGCCATCCGCCTGGACGGTGGTCTGGACCTGCTGCTCCGCCTGCTCCAGGCGCCGGAGCTGGAGACGCGCGTGCAGGCTGCCCGCCTGCTGGAGCAGATCCTGGTGGCAGAGAACCG GGACCGAGTGGCGCGCATCGGGCTGGGAGTGATCCTGAACCTGGCAAAGGAGCGGGAGCCGGTGGAGCTGGCGCGGAGCGTGGCCGGCATTTTGGAGCACATGTTCAAGCACTCGGAGGAGACGTGCCAGCGGCTGGTGGCGGCCGGCGGCCTGGACGCGGTGCTGTACTGGTGCCGCCGCACGGACCCGCCGCTGCTCCGCCACTGCGCGCTGGCGCTGGCCAATTGCGCGCTGCACGGGGGCCAGGCGGCGCAGCGGCGCATGGTGGAGAAGCGCGCCGCCGAGTGGCTCTTCCCGCTCGCCTTCTCCGAGGACGAGCTGCTCCGACTGCACGCCTGCCTCGCCGTGGCGGTGCTGGCCACCAACAAGGAGGTGGAGCGCGAGGTGGAGCGCTCGGGCACGCTGGCCCTCGTGGAGCCGCTAGTGGCCTCATTGGACCCCGGCCGCTTCGCCCGCTGCCTGGTGGACGCCAGTGACACCAGCCAGGGCCGCGGGCCTGACGACCTGCAGCGCCTCGTGCCGCTGCTTGACTCGTCGCGCTTGGAGGCGCAGTGCATCGGGGCTTTCTATCTCTGTGCCGAGGCTGCCATCAAGAGTCTGCAGGGCAAGACCAGG GTATTCAGCGACATAGGTGCCATCCAGAGCCTGAAACGCCTCGTCTCCTACTCCACTAATGGTACCACGTCGGCGCTGGCGAAGCGCGCGCTGCGCCTGCTGGGCGAGGAGGTGCCGCGGCCCATCCTGCCCAGCGTGGCCAGCTGGAAAGAAGCCGAGGTCCAGACATGGCTGCAGCAGATCGGCTTCTCCCAGTACTGCGAGAGCTTCCGG GAGCAGCAGGTGGATGGAGACCTGCTTCTGCGGCTCACGGATGAGGAACTCCAGACCGACCTGGGCATGAAGTCAGGCATCACCCGCAAGAG ATTCTTTAGGGAGCTCACGGAGCTCAAGACCTTCGCCAACTACGCTACATGCGACCGCAGCAACCTGGCTGACTGGCTGGGCAGCCTGGACCCGCGCTTCCGTCAATACACGTATGGCCTGGTCAGCTGCGGCCTGGACCGCTCCCTGCTGCACCGAGTGTCGGAGCAGCAGCTCCTGGAGGACTGCGGCATCCGCCTGGGCGTGCACCGCGCCCGCATCCTCACGGCTGCCAGAG AAATGCTACACTCCCCACTGCCGTGCACCGGCTGCAAGCCCAGCGGGGACACTCCAGACGTCTTCATCAGCTACCGCCGGAACTCAGGCTCCCAGCTCGCCAG CCTCCTGAAGGTGCACCTGCAGCTGCACGGCTTCAGCGTCTTCATTGATGTGGAGAAGCTGGAAGCGGGCAAGTTCGAGGACAAGCTCATCCAGAGTATCATGGGTGCCCGCAATTTTGTGCTGGTTTTGTCGGCTGGGGCTCTGGACAAGTGCATGCAGGACCACGACTGCAAGGACTGGGTGCACAAG GAGATTGTGACTGCTCTGAACTGTGGCAAGAATATCGTGCCCGTCATTGATGGATTCCAGtggccagagccccaggccctgcccgaGGACATGCGGGCTGTGCTCACCTTCAATGGCATCAA CCTCTGCACCCACAGGTGGTCCCACGAGTACCAGGAGGCCACCATTGAGAAGATCATCCGCTTCCTGCAAGGCCGCTCCTCCCGGGACTCATCTGCGGGCTCTGACACCAGTTTGGAGGGTGCTGCACCCCTGGGCCCCGCTTAA
- the SLC46A1 gene encoding proton-coupled folate transporter, which translates to MEGRANSGGEPRAWPAGSVLCRGCVEPLIFLANFALVLQGPVTTQYLWHRFSADLGYNGTRDRGSCSNHSVDPTAQEVETLTSHWTLYMNMGGFLVGLFSCTLLGAWSDCVGRRPLLVLASLGLLLQTVLSILVVQLQLHVGYFVLGRILCALLGDFGGLLAAGFASVADVSSSRTRTIRMALLEACIGVAGMLASLIGGNWLHKQGYANPFWLALALLIAMTLYAAFCFGETVKEPTRARLFTLRHHRSIVQLYVTQAPEKSRKHLALYSLAIFVVITVHFGAQDILTLYELSTPLCWDSRLIGYGSAAQHLPYLTSLLGLRLLQYCLADTWVAEIGLAFNIMGMVVFAFATITPLMFTGYGLLFLSLVVTPIIRAKLSRLVRESEQGALFSAVACVNGLSMLTASGIFNSLYPATLNFMKGFPFLLGAGLLFIPAVLIGILERANHCPEFQQFPQSP; encoded by the exons ATGGAGGGGCGCGCGAACTCCGGGGGCGAGCCCCGCGCCTGGCCCGCCGGGTCCGTGCTGTGCCGCGGCTGCGTGGAGCCGCTCATCTTCCTTGCTAACTTCGCCTTGGTCCTGCAGGGCCCGGTCACCACGCAGTACCTGTGGCACCGCTTCAGTGCCGACCTTGGCTACAACGGCACTCGTGACAGGGGCAGCTGCAGCAACCATAGCGTGGACCCCACCGCGCAG GAAGTGGAGACGCTTACCTCCCACTGGACCCTCTACATGAACATGGGCGGCTTCCTGGTGGGACTCTTCTCGTGCACGCTGCTGGGCGCCTGGAGTGACTGTGTGGGCCGCCGCCCGCTGCTGGTGCTGGCCTCTCTCGGCCTTCTGCTCCAGACCGTGCTGTCCATCCTTGTGGTACAGCTGCAGCTCCACGTTGGCTACTTCGTGCTGGGCCGCATCCTTTGTGCCCTCCTCGGCGATTTCGGTGGCCTCCTGGCTGCTGGCTTTGCCTCCGTGGCAGATGTCAGCTCCAGCCGCACCCGTACCATCCGAATGGCCCTGCTGGAAGCGTGCATCGGGGTAGCAGGGATGCTGGCGAGTCTCATTGGTGGCAACTGGCTCCACAAGCAGGGTTATGCCAACCCCTTCTGGCTGGCCTTGGCCTTGCTGATTGCCATGACTCTCTATGCAGCATTCTGCTTTGGTGAGACAGTGAAAGAGCCGACACGTGCCCGGCTCTTCACGCTCCGTCACCACCGATCCATCGTCCAGCTCTATGTGACCCAGGCCCCGGAGAAGTCCAGGAAGCACTTAGCCCTGTACTCGTTGGCCATCTTCGTGGTGATCACCGTGCACTTTGGGGCCCAGGACATCCTGACCCTCTATGAGCTGAGCACACCCCTCTGCTGGGACTCTAGGCTGATTGGCTACGGTTCTGCGGCTCAGCACCTCCCATACCTCACCAGCCTGCTGGGCCTGAGGCTTCTGCAGTACTGCCTGGCCGACACCTGGGTGGCTGAGATCGGTCTGGCCTTCAACATCATGGGGATGGTGGTCTTTGCATTTGCTACCATTACACCCCTCATGTTCACAG GGTACGGGCTCCTCTTCCTGTCGTTGGTCGTCACGCCTATCATCCGGGCCAAGCTCTCCAGGCTGGTGAGAGAGTCAGAGCAGG GCGCTCTCTTTTCTGCTGTGGCCTGTGTGAATGGCTTGTCCATGCTGACAGCCTCCGGCATCTTCAACTCGCTCTACCCAGCCACCCTGAACTTCATGAAGggcttccctttcctcctgggAGCTGGCCTCCTCTTCATCCCGGCCGTCCTGATTGG GATACTGGAAAGGGCTAATCATTGCCCTGAATTCCAGCAGTTTCCCCAGAGCCCCTGA
- the SARM1 gene encoding NAD(+) hydrolase SARM1 isoform X2, whose protein sequence is MVLTLLLSAYKLCRFFAMSGPRPGAERLAVPGPDGSGCAGPWWAAGSRGPREVSPGASTEVQGALERALPELQQALSALKQAGGVRAVGASLAEVFQLVEEAWLLPAMGREVAQGLCDAIRLDGGLDLLLRLLQAPELETRVQAARLLEQILVAENRDRVARIGLGVILNLAKEREPVELARSVAGILEHMFKHSEETCQRLVAAGGLDAVLYWCRRTDPPLLRHCALALANCALHGGQAAQRRMVEKRAAEWLFPLAFSEDELLRLHACLAVAVLATNKEVEREVERSGTLALVEPLVASLDPGRFARCLVDASDTSQGRGPDDLQRLVPLLDSSRLEAQCIGAFYLCAEAAIKSLQGKTRVFSDIGAIQSLKRLVSYSTNGTTSALAKRALRLLGEEVPRPILPSVASWKEAEVQTWLQQIGFSQYCESFREQQVDGDLLLRLTDEELQTDLGMKSGITRKRFFRELTELKTFANYATCDRSNLADWLGSLDPRFRQYTYGLVSCGLDRSLLHRVSEQQLLEDCGIRLGVHRARILTAAREMLHSPLPCTGCKPSGDTPDVFISYRRNSGSQLASLLKVHLQLHGFSVFIDVEKLEAGKFEDKLIQSIMGARNFVLVLSAGALDKCMQDHDCKDWVHKEIVTALNCGKNIVPVIDGFQWPEPQALPEDMRAVLTFNGIKWSHEYQEATIEKIIRFLQGRSSRDSSAGSDTSLEGAAPLGPA, encoded by the exons ATGGTCCTGACGCTGCTCCTCTCCGCCTACAAGCTGTGCCGCTTCTTCGCCATGTCGGGCCCACGGCCGGGCGCCGAGCGGCTAGCGGTGCCGGGGCCGGACGGGAGCGGCTGCGCTGGGCCGTGGTGGGCGGCGGGCAGCCGCGGGCCCCGCGAGGTGTCGCCAGGGGCGAGCACCGAGGTGCAGGGAGCCCTGGAGCGCGCGCTGCCCGAGCTGCAGCAGGCGCTGTCGGCTCTGAAGCAGGCAGGCGGCGTGCGGGCCGTGGGAGCCAGCCTAGCCGAGGTCTTCCAGCTGGTGGAGGAGGCCTGGCTGCTACCGGCCATGGGCCGCGAGGTAGCCCAGGGTCTGTGCGACGCCATCCGCCTGGACGGTGGTCTGGACCTGCTGCTCCGCCTGCTCCAGGCGCCGGAGCTGGAGACGCGCGTGCAGGCTGCCCGCCTGCTGGAGCAGATCCTGGTGGCAGAGAACCG GGACCGAGTGGCGCGCATCGGGCTGGGAGTGATCCTGAACCTGGCAAAGGAGCGGGAGCCGGTGGAGCTGGCGCGGAGCGTGGCCGGCATTTTGGAGCACATGTTCAAGCACTCGGAGGAGACGTGCCAGCGGCTGGTGGCGGCCGGCGGCCTGGACGCGGTGCTGTACTGGTGCCGCCGCACGGACCCGCCGCTGCTCCGCCACTGCGCGCTGGCGCTGGCCAATTGCGCGCTGCACGGGGGCCAGGCGGCGCAGCGGCGCATGGTGGAGAAGCGCGCCGCCGAGTGGCTCTTCCCGCTCGCCTTCTCCGAGGACGAGCTGCTCCGACTGCACGCCTGCCTCGCCGTGGCGGTGCTGGCCACCAACAAGGAGGTGGAGCGCGAGGTGGAGCGCTCGGGCACGCTGGCCCTCGTGGAGCCGCTAGTGGCCTCATTGGACCCCGGCCGCTTCGCCCGCTGCCTGGTGGACGCCAGTGACACCAGCCAGGGCCGCGGGCCTGACGACCTGCAGCGCCTCGTGCCGCTGCTTGACTCGTCGCGCTTGGAGGCGCAGTGCATCGGGGCTTTCTATCTCTGTGCCGAGGCTGCCATCAAGAGTCTGCAGGGCAAGACCAGG GTATTCAGCGACATAGGTGCCATCCAGAGCCTGAAACGCCTCGTCTCCTACTCCACTAATGGTACCACGTCGGCGCTGGCGAAGCGCGCGCTGCGCCTGCTGGGCGAGGAGGTGCCGCGGCCCATCCTGCCCAGCGTGGCCAGCTGGAAAGAAGCCGAGGTCCAGACATGGCTGCAGCAGATCGGCTTCTCCCAGTACTGCGAGAGCTTCCGG GAGCAGCAGGTGGATGGAGACCTGCTTCTGCGGCTCACGGATGAGGAACTCCAGACCGACCTGGGCATGAAGTCAGGCATCACCCGCAAGAG ATTCTTTAGGGAGCTCACGGAGCTCAAGACCTTCGCCAACTACGCTACATGCGACCGCAGCAACCTGGCTGACTGGCTGGGCAGCCTGGACCCGCGCTTCCGTCAATACACGTATGGCCTGGTCAGCTGCGGCCTGGACCGCTCCCTGCTGCACCGAGTGTCGGAGCAGCAGCTCCTGGAGGACTGCGGCATCCGCCTGGGCGTGCACCGCGCCCGCATCCTCACGGCTGCCAGAG AAATGCTACACTCCCCACTGCCGTGCACCGGCTGCAAGCCCAGCGGGGACACTCCAGACGTCTTCATCAGCTACCGCCGGAACTCAGGCTCCCAGCTCGCCAG CCTCCTGAAGGTGCACCTGCAGCTGCACGGCTTCAGCGTCTTCATTGATGTGGAGAAGCTGGAAGCGGGCAAGTTCGAGGACAAGCTCATCCAGAGTATCATGGGTGCCCGCAATTTTGTGCTGGTTTTGTCGGCTGGGGCTCTGGACAAGTGCATGCAGGACCACGACTGCAAGGACTGGGTGCACAAG GAGATTGTGACTGCTCTGAACTGTGGCAAGAATATCGTGCCCGTCATTGATGGATTCCAGtggccagagccccaggccctgcccgaGGACATGCGGGCTGTGCTCACCTTCAATGGCATCAA GTGGTCCCACGAGTACCAGGAGGCCACCATTGAGAAGATCATCCGCTTCCTGCAAGGCCGCTCCTCCCGGGACTCATCTGCGGGCTCTGACACCAGTTTGGAGGGTGCTGCACCCCTGGGCCCCGCTTAA